Part of the Diprion similis isolate iyDipSimi1 chromosome 10, iyDipSimi1.1, whole genome shotgun sequence genome, CTATTAGCGGATTGTTTTCAACCAAATCCGGAAGCTTTACTGGAGTCAAACCGATATGGTAAACGAGTTTTGGGTCAGCGTCTAGTTCCATAAGcaaatgctgctgctgctggagaGTCAACGCACTCTTAAAGGCCCTGCCCATTAGTCTGCGTGCCTCGGCGCCAGCGCAGTTAGACACACACATGGAAGAATCGTACTCCACAGTGAACTGGCTTGGCTCCTCAACGTTCATCCATGCAAGTTCATCCGCGGCGTGATACAGCGGTGGTGCGAGCCTCAGGAATTCTGGCCGATAGCTTTGGCTACAAAGAGGAGGCTCGCCGATCACCAGACTCTCCGCTATAGCTCTGCCAACTTTCTTGTCTATCTCGCCAGCTTTTGAGCGGTCCATGTCCGGGAGGATTACTGGATTTCCACATTTGCTCACGCTCGGTAGTTCGGACAGCCTTTCTGCTAGCTGAAGCTGCAGACTAGTGAGATCAACCAATGGAGTAGCAGAGTGAGACATCTCTTCTATGATTTGTCTCgctgtttttttcatcgtctCTTTGGCTCCATAGCCGAGTAGGTGGCTAAGCAGGTTCTTCTCACATCTGGAGAGCGCCGGGATGTGTCCAGAGAAGTTTGGCCGAGACACCGAACCTGAAGCACTCTCATCCGAGGGCTTTAATACCTGGATGAAGACCGTGGCAAACGGCGTGGAGGCCAGCTGTTCGCCTCGATAAAGGTCGTAGAGAAGAGCGAGCGCCATTATTCGCTGAACATTATTTGGTAGAAGGTCGATGTGCTGAAGAAGCAGCAACAAGGTTGTTCCGACTTTGAAGAAATCCTCCTTGGCAAACGCCTGGTGCAACTGATTAGATAGTGATTCTAAACTGGTATCCAGGTTCTCCTCGTCCAGAATATCGAGCAGGGTTGATAATTGCTTCGGTGTTGCAGACATGACGAATTACGGATTTTACAGACGAGTTTGAACAGCGTTTTTCGAAGTGAATATTCGCTGGTAGCGTCGAGATTTCATTCGCCAATGAACTGTAATACTTATCGACGAAGGTTTCGAACAGCTTCGAAGTCTTTCGAGGTACACTTCTAggcaaattcaattcgaatga contains:
- the LOC124411251 gene encoding CCR4-NOT transcription complex subunit 11, whose translation is MSATPKQLSTLLDILDEENLDTSLESLSNQLHQAFAKEDFFKVGTTLLLLLQHIDLLPNNVQRIMALALLYDLYRGEQLASTPFATVFIQVLKPSDESASGSVSRPNFSGHIPALSRCEKNLLSHLLGYGAKETMKKTARQIIEEMSHSATPLVDLTSLQLQLAERLSELPSVSKCGNPVILPDMDRSKAGEIDKKVGRAIAESLVIGEPPLCSQSYRPEFLRLAPPLYHAADELAWMNVEEPSQFTVEYDSSMCVSNCAGAEARRLMGRAFKSALTLQQQQHLLMELDADPKLVYHIGLTPVKLPDLVENNPLIAIEVLLKLMQSSQITEYFSVLVNMEMSLHSMEVVNRLTTTVDLPTEFVHLYISNCISTCETIKDRYMQNRLVRLVCVFLQSLIRNKIINVQELFIEVQAFCIEFSRIREAAALFRLLKQLESGDIGGLNAPPAKSKIDPC